GCCGCACCATGGCCAACATACGGCAAAACATCGCACTGGCCCTGGGCTTGAAGGCGGTGTTCTTGGTGACCACCGTTCTTGGCGTCACCGGGCTCTGGCCCGCGATCCTGGCGGACACCGGCGCCACCGTGCTGGTCACCGCCAATGCCCTGAGGCTTCTGTCCGTCCGTTCCTGAGCGGATGAGGCAAGACACTGATATAACTTGGAGAATTCCGATGACGATGACGCGGCGGACGATGGTGTGGGGGGTGGCCGCCGCCGCCCTGACGCTGAGCCTCGGAGCCGTGGCGCTGCCGGAGACGGTTTGCGCCGCCACGCCCGCCGCCGGTGCGGCGGTGGAGGTCTGGAAGGCTGTGGGCTGCGAATGCTGCGACGGCTGGGTGCGACACATGCGCGCGGCCGGCTTCGACGTCACCGTTCACACCGTCGACGACATGATGCCGGTGAAGCAGGCTGCCGGAGTGCCGGACGAACTGGGATCCTGCCATACGGCGCGGGTCGGCGGTTATGTGCTGGAAGGCCATGTGCCGGCGGCCGATGTGACGCGCCTGCTGGCCGATCAGCCCCGGGCCCGCGGTCTGTCGGCCCCCGGCATGCCGCCGGACGCACCCGGCATGGATATGGGCACCGGCCAGCCCTATCAGGTCGTGCTGTTCGGCGGTGCCGACGGGCCGCAGGTCTTCGCCCGCCATTGATGCCGGCAGGGAGGCGGCAGAGAGGCGGCAGTCACGCCGCCTCGGCCACCGGGCTGGCCGGAGCGGCCTTGCGGGAGCGGACCAGCAAGCCATTGGCCATCGCTTGCCCCGGCAGCTCGACGAAACGGCAGGTCAGGGTCGACAGGGCGGTGACCGCCGGCAGATAGCCGACGCCGACCAGAGCCATCATCCGGGCATCGCCGAAGGCGATCAGCCGGTCGGCTTCGCCGTCGTCCGTCGTTCGACGAACAGCGGCCGGCCGATGCCCTCTTGCGCCACCGTCGTCGCCTTCTGCAGCACGGCGATCAGCAGGGCATGCACCATGTAGATCGAGTAGGGCCAGGCGGCCAGCTGTCGGAAGGGGGATGTCGTCAGCAGGCGGGAAACCGGACCGGCTTCGAAGGCGAACACCAGCACCACTGGCCCGAACAGTAGCGGGGCGGCCAGCGGCAGGGCGTTGCCTCCGGCGGCCGAGACGAAGACGACCACCGTCAGCAGTGCCCCCGCTTCGGCCAGCCTGCCCGCATGGCGGGACATCCGCCTGCCGTGCGCGGCCTGATACAGCCGAACGTCGCCGGCGGCGGCAAGCATGGCCAGCAGTAGGATGGCGAAGGTGATGTAGACGAAGAACTCCGCGCCGATCGACCAGCTCGGAATGTTCCAGCTCAATCGGTCTTCCATCCCCAGCCCATGGACCAGTGCCAGGTTGCTGATCAGGGATGACGGAGCGAAGGCGCCGGTGAAGGCGGCATTTCCCGGCGGGTTTCCGGCCTGCCCGGACAGGGCCTTGGCGCTTTCCAGCGCCATGAACGCCAGCAGCATCGCCGCATGCAGCTGACGGACCTTGCCGAAGCGGCGGACGAGGAAGAAACCGGCCGATTGCGCATGTCTGGAAGGGCGCGGGAGGTTTATTCCAAAGGAACGCCGGTTCTGCCCAGGGGGGCGATAGTGAGGACACCTCTCGTTCGAGTGGTATCGGGGCTGCCTTAGCGGGCGGTTTCGACCTCCGTACCGGTCCCGGAGCGGGCCAGAATGCCGGCGACCAGCGCGTCGAGGTCGCCACCGAGGTGGAGCGTCCCTTCGATGCCCGCCCGCTGCGCCGCTTGGACGTCGGTTTCGCGGTCGCCGACCAGGAAGCTGCCTAGCGGTTCCACAGGCCACTCCGCCATAGCCTGCAGCAGCATTCCCGGCTCGGGCTTGCGGCAGCGGCAGTCTGTGCGGTAGGGCGCCTTGCCATGATCGGGATGGTGCGGGCAGTGGTAGAAGGCGTCGACATGGGCGCCGACGGCGCGCAACTCCTCCTGCATCCAGCGATGCAGCGTGCGCACATGCTCCTCGCCGTAGAGGCCGCGGGCGACACCGCCCTGGTTGGTGACGACGAAGACCAGGAAGCCGGCATCGTTCAGCCGCTTCACCGCCTTCCGGGCCCCCGGCATCCAGGTGATCTGGTCGGGACGGTGTGCGAAGCCGATGTCCTCGTTCAGTACGCCGTCCCGGTCGAAGAAGGCGGCCTTGCGGCGGCGGCTGGCGGGGATGGCGCTCTGGGCCAGGGCGAAATCGTCGGGCACGCCGATGTCCAGGAAGAAGCGGTCGTAGACCCGTCCCTCGATGGCCCCCTCCGCCGCCAGAAGTGGGAACAGGTCGGTTTCGATCGAACAGGGCGACGGCGGAAGCCGGTCGACAGCCCGGCGGTCAAGCAGATAAATGCCGCCGTTGATCAACCCCTTCCCCGCCGGCCCCTTCTCGAGCATGGCGACGATCCGACTGCTCTCCAGGACGATGGAGCCGTAGCGGGCAGTATCAGGAACGCGGCGCAGTGCCATCCTCGCGAGGACGTCGCCGTCCGCCGACAGGGGCGGGGTGGAAAAGTCGTTGAGGTTTATGTCGAACAGGGTATCGCCGTTCAGCAGCAGGAATTGCGCTTCCAACTGATCCGAGACAGTTCGCAGGGCGCCTCCGGTACCGGCGGGCTCCGGCTCCGTCATGCAGCGCAGCCGCAGACCTGGGCGCAGCATCTCCTGACAGAAGCGTTCGATCCGGTCGCCGCGGTAGCCGGCGAGCAACAGAATATCGTTGAAGCCCTGCCGAAACAGTTCATCGATCAGATAGGCGAGGAACGGCCGGCCACCCACCGGAAGGAGGGGTTTGGGCGTATCGTCGGTCAGCGCTCCGAGCCGGGTTCCCCGTCCGCCGACAAGGATGACAGCCTGATGCAGCATGGTTCGGGGGGCCTTTCGCTGGCGGTCTGGACGGGTTGAAAAGCTCCTGCTCAGGCGTCTTGTCAACCTGGATGTCGCGCCAGCCCTCTGCTTCCGCCAGCCGTAGGAGCGTTTTGCCCAGGTGGCGAAAATGGCTGCCTGGCCAATGGAGCCGGCCGCGGTGAGGGTGGTGTCCTCTCCGGCGGCTCGCAGCAGGTTGATATGCCGGCCCGACAGCTCGTCACAAAGCCAGTCCATCCACGGCTCACGGCCCGGAGGATCGTATGAGGAGTATAAAATAATATGATATCATTTCATGAAAATAAATAAATCGCCATTGGCGAAGCCCATGCTACCCCGCCAGTTCCGCCCCGTTTTCAATCCAGAGGACGACGCCGGGTAGAAAAAAGCCGGTCAACCGCTGCCTGGTCACGTCCGTCAAGATGGTGGAAATTGGAAGGTGGTCATGTGCGTGGTCGGTCAGGCCGCTTTTGTTGAGGGATGCGGTATGATGGCGGGCTCGTCGACGGTGGCGATCCCCGCCATGGTTTCGAGTGTCAGGTAACAGTGCTGGATCTGACAGTCATCATTTTTATCTAGAAAGATTGCGCCGAAATTACTTCGAATAATTCCTCCGTTCTGAAATATCACAATAGCATCGGAGCGGCGTTTGAATTACTTGTTGAGATTTTTAAGAATGTTCGTTGAGTGTAACTGGGCTCGGTGAGATTCGGGATAGTCCATGTAGGCGAGAACGTCATGCCTGGCGACGTCGAGCAGCGCTGCCACCTTGGGAAGGCGCGCCCGCAGCTGATCGGCGACATGGCGCCAGACCTCGCCGGCGCTCTTGCGGCGGGCTGCACGAAGACTTGGCGTAGGGCCGCGGAGACGACGGTCTGTTGGCCGTTGGGCACGTGGCAAGCAGCGAGCGAAGGAAATGAACACGACAGCGTTGCCAAGTGGCGCGTGGCTGCGCTGCCAGTCGCCGCAGAAGTCCACCGAGGGGCCGTTCGTGGTGACCAGTCCGACGACGGTGCGGAGCTGTTCGCCATTGCTGGTGCGACGGTGACCCTTGCGAAAGGCGGCTTCCCGCGCGTAGAGGGCGAGGCAGGCACCACGAGATGTGGTGATGGTGGCCGATCTCGGCGCGGCGGATCCGGCTGAAGAAGCTCTCGGCCTCGTTGGTGCAGGCGCCCTCCAGGCTGTAGGTGCCCTGGTGGCTGATGCGCTTGGTGGCGAAGCGGGCATGCAGCGCGTTCCAGTCGGCGGCCTTGTCGGCATGGACGGTGGTGGCGCCGCCCACGCGGGTCTTGATGAAGGCCGTTGACTCCGCTTCGCTGGCGAACACCGCCGTCAAGGTGCGACCGCCGCGCTCGCGCATGGCCACACCATGCGGCGCTTGCCGGTCTGGTTCGCGGCCAGCCGGCGGTCCTTGCGGTTTTCCTTTGCGTTCTCCTGTCGGACGTGGCCACCGACGTAGCAGCCCTCCACCTCGACGGTGCGCCCGGCGCCGCCGATCACCGCACTATTCATCTCCGCCGCCATCGCCTCGCGGATCTTATGGGCCAGGAGGAAGGTGGTCTTGTACTGGACGTCCAGGTCGCGCGACGGCGCCAGGGCGCTCTTGCCCTTCACCTCGTTGACGAAGATGACGATGGCCGCCAAGTAGATCCGCAGCGCCAGCTTGTGAAAGGCAAAGAGGGTACCCGAAGTCAGGGAGAAGTCCTTGCAGCGCCACCGCGGCGTCCGGCCGTTGCCGGCCAGCGGATCGCAGCGAACACCGTCTCGGCGTCCGCGTCCGGCGGACGCCGCCTGCGAGGATAGGAATGGCGATGACCACATGGTCCTCACCCGATGGGGTGCGACCTGCAGGTTGGGTGGTCGTGCCACAAGTCGGAGACGCAAGTCGTGAAATGCCTCCGCCGCACCAGCGACGGAGGCATTTCACTTGAGAGTGGATCGGCGGACGGCGTTCAGACCGGCGTCGCCGGCAGCCGGTGTTCCAGGAAGAAGCGCATCATCTCCGCCGTCGCGTCCGGTCCCTGCGGGTCGGTATATGAGCCGGCGGGGCTTCCGCCAGCCCAGGCATGGCCGGCCCCATGGATGGTCCAATGTTCGCACAGCGTCCGGCCGGAGGAGTCGGTGTGCAGGGTCCGGCTGTGGGCGCGCCGGCCGGGGGCCGCGCCCTGCTGCACCTCCGTAC
This region of Azospirillum thiophilum genomic DNA includes:
- a CDS encoding DUF411 domain-containing protein, with translation MTMTRRTMVWGVAAAALTLSLGAVALPETVCAATPAAGAAVEVWKAVGCECCDGWVRHMRAAGFDVTVHTVDDMMPVKQAAGVPDELGSCHTARVGGYVLEGHVPAADVTRLLADQPRARGLSAPGMPPDAPGMDMGTGQPYQVVLFGGADGPQVFARH
- a CDS encoding HAD-IIIA family hydrolase, with the protein product MLHQAVILVGGRGTRLGALTDDTPKPLLPVGGRPFLAYLIDELFRQGFNDILLLAGYRGDRIERFCQEMLRPGLRLRCMTEPEPAGTGGALRTVSDQLEAQFLLLNGDTLFDINLNDFSTPPLSADGDVLARMALRRVPDTARYGSIVLESSRIVAMLEKGPAGKGLINGGIYLLDRRAVDRLPPSPCSIETDLFPLLAAEGAIEGRVYDRFFLDIGVPDDFALAQSAIPASRRRKAAFFDRDGVLNEDIGFAHRPDQITWMPGARKAVKRLNDAGFLVFVVTNQGGVARGLYGEEHVRTLHRWMQEELRAVGAHVDAFYHCPHHPDHGKAPYRTDCRCRKPEPGMLLQAMAEWPVEPLGSFLVGDRETDVQAAQRAGIEGTLHLGGDLDALVAGILARSGTGTEVETAR
- a CDS encoding transposase, yielding MDFCGDWQRSHAPLGNAVVFISFARCLPRAQRPTDRRLRGPTPSLRAARRKSAGEVWRHVADQLRARLPKVAALLDVARHDVLAYMDYPESHRAQLHSTNILKNLNK